A region from the bacterium genome encodes:
- a CDS encoding PQQ-like beta-propeller repeat protein, translating to MGKIFYKISISMMILYVLAIFVFACGRRSGIQIITETDPRWKKGIFTFPSAGENWASPFLRKKNFYSTERMIVFQLNQHIIRTLFFISLPDLKLVWRWIIPENSTAYQVQSLDDTTFYMLTETGTLFCISPYEQRIVWRQDLECDCFILDKHQGYCASDRNFSCINLKDGSIRWSLLLPKGPVDLMSISEETVYCLTDEEIISVDILNKKVVDVFSLPPTIKRSPKLGLDMFNAIDGYKLLAIANRQKSTLNSSFIAVFREAPKEFLWSREDRRRIMPEGITGDNTRIFVALKKPTPDVQYADLLALSVLNGKTLWKTRLPGSTVYYASRADVICLPDLEEILTVPGKKLLYLIDPDTGRPRYAFDCTQYEKHTSTVKWQSYGSPNGILFAGINKAGTTLSIEYWHL from the coding sequence ATGGGAAAAATTTTCTATAAGATAAGTATTTCGATGATGATTTTGTACGTTCTAGCTATATTCGTATTTGCTTGTGGGCGCCGGTCTGGTATACAAATTATTACAGAAACTGACCCGAGGTGGAAGAAAGGTATCTTCACCTTCCCTTCCGCAGGGGAAAATTGGGCTTCCCCTTTTTTGCGTAAGAAAAATTTTTATAGCACTGAGCGAATGATAGTATTTCAACTGAACCAACATATTATTCGCACTCTATTTTTTATATCGCTTCCTGATTTAAAATTGGTCTGGAGATGGATTATTCCCGAGAATTCCACAGCTTATCAAGTACAATCATTGGATGATACTACCTTTTATATGCTTACAGAAACCGGGACTTTATTTTGTATTTCACCATATGAACAACGGATTGTATGGAGGCAAGACTTGGAATGCGACTGCTTTATTCTAGACAAGCATCAAGGATATTGTGCTAGTGATAGAAACTTTTCTTGCATTAACTTAAAGGACGGATCAATACGCTGGTCTCTATTATTGCCGAAAGGTCCAGTTGACCTAATGAGTATTTCTGAAGAGACAGTATATTGCCTAACAGACGAAGAAATAATAAGTGTAGATATTCTCAATAAAAAAGTTGTTGATGTTTTTTCCCTCCCTCCTACTATCAAAAGAAGCCCAAAGTTAGGCTTAGACATGTTTAATGCAATTGACGGATATAAATTATTAGCGATTGCGAACCGACAAAAATCGACTCTAAATAGCTCGTTTATAGCCGTTTTCCGCGAAGCACCAAAAGAATTTTTATGGTCACGTGAAGATCGCCGTCGTATCATGCCCGAGGGTATTACGGGAGATAATACACGTATCTTCGTAGCACTAAAAAAGCCCACGCCTGATGTTCAATACGCTGATTTGCTCGCTCTTTCTGTTTTAAATGGCAAGACTCTTTGGAAGACTAGACTCCCCGGAAGCACGGTATATTATGCAAGCCGCGCTGACGTTATTTGTTTACCTGATTTAGAGGAAATCTTGACCGTACCAGGCAAAAAATTGTTATATCTAATAGATCCGGATACTGGACGACCAAGGTATGCGTTCGACTGTACCCAGTATGAGAAACATACTTCAACGGTAAAGTGGCAAAGCTATGGTTCACCTAATGGTATTTTATTTGCAGGGATAAACAAGGCTGGTACTACTCTGTCTATTGAGTATTGGCATCTTTGA
- a CDS encoding RHS repeat-associated core domain-containing protein, with protein sequence MFIYFIYFFCRVFAFSTRLLHIEALKIYFWGYTLSGQKQNNHMVTEKQGHSEETRFGLSELLMVGSVWYDAVGNRTTMVYNNATTRYTYNNLNQLTYRYAGNTEYSYGYDQNGNCGGFSVEGEGPFALYTYDRENRLTRATRYAPSYAMVDYIYCALGKRMMKGYNNNTTVYFFDGINTILEKYKASNWSSFSTSAVYTLAPGVVGHIISVRKNNTDYYYHYDQIGNVMFIIDNSGNKVADYVQEGFGNVLATNGSFTSNTYHLTTKEQEPETALYYFYARWYDPVVGRFITRDPIVTGCGKAIQNVRHPLNTNYLYVENNPLAFTDPEGMVKRPSRDEICEGLKENWCKKYWSDSLCTLCESQCKYSHKDPKTGKEPVELQAYLDCLKKHEDLECITFWGEIAHGIEWVIGIIF encoded by the coding sequence TTGTTTATTTATTTTATTTATTTTTTTTGTAGGGTTTTTGCCTTCTCAACCCGTCTATTACATATAGAGGCTCTAAAAATCTATTTTTGGGGTTATACGCTTTCGGGGCAAAAACAAAATAACCATATGGTTACAGAAAAACAGGGGCATTCCGAAGAGACACGCTTCGGGCTAAGTGAACTACTCATGGTCGGATCAGTTTGGTACGATGCGGTAGGGAACCGCACTACGATGGTGTATAATAATGCGACGACCCGGTATACTTATAACAATTTGAATCAGCTGACTTATCGGTATGCAGGGAATACAGAGTATAGCTATGGTTATGACCAGAATGGGAATTGTGGTGGTTTTAGTGTAGAAGGAGAAGGGCCGTTTGCACTGTATACCTACGATAGGGAGAACCGTCTGACCCGCGCAACGAGATATGCACCAAGCTATGCGATGGTTGACTACATTTATTGCGCCCTCGGCAAGCGGATGATGAAAGGGTATAATAATAACACGACCGTATATTTCTTCGACGGAATCAATACAATACTAGAGAAATACAAAGCTAGCAATTGGTCTTCATTCAGCACCAGCGCGGTGTATACCTTAGCCCCGGGAGTGGTTGGGCATATCATTAGCGTCAGAAAAAATAATACTGATTACTATTATCATTATGATCAAATAGGTAATGTGATGTTTATAATAGATAATTCCGGCAACAAAGTAGCTGACTACGTTCAAGAAGGTTTTGGCAATGTGTTAGCAACAAACGGCTCCTTTACATCTAATACCTATCATCTCACCACGAAAGAGCAGGAACCTGAGACTGCTCTTTATTACTTCTATGCAAGGTGGTATGATCCCGTGGTGGGAAGATTTATAACCAGAGATCCAATTGTAACTGGATGTGGGAAAGCGATACAAAATGTTAGACATCCATTAAACACAAATTATTTATATGTAGAAAATAATCCGTTGGCTTTCACAGATCCTGAAGGTATGGTTAAGCGTCCAAGTCGCGATGAAATATGTGAAGGACTTAAGGAAAATTGGTGTAAAAAATATTGGTCTGATAGCCTATGTACTCTATGTGAGAGTCAGTGTAAGTATTCTCACAAAGACCCAAAAACAGGGAAAGAACCTGTGGAGTTACAAGCCTATTTAGATTGCTTAAAAAAACATGAAGATTTAGAGTGCATCACTTTTTGGGGAGAAATAGCTCACGGGATAGAGTGGGTAATCGGCATCATATTTTAG
- a CDS encoding tetratricopeptide repeat protein: MMSRCTRMHKQIRYVFSGGKLAADALQRLETHLAECARCQEIYAQEQALTTLFRRSFAPYHAQKEAILVRLRASVQAATQEPIVPSVSWWSMYRKVWGPALVVVGMLLLVLLPVYFKQVSQLVLVKAVRGTGIFYLSPGSIQWLPVQEGTKFPLGSQLTTNRWSQAELHLGGSTRIWINENTYVHLSQDKSGGLFLQQGELFIQQPHLKIQAFRQVRTPAGVVIPVGTSYDISVLDTGITRVAVVLGRVRLSNAVGAVVIPAGYQAEAEVTQQKAPSLPVAIDTSAVCRWVETFREVTRYPRQTREQLAYEAIRLGNQYYQEQDYYAALTSYQRSVAWEPELASGYYGIGRSYYRLNRYGQAMSAYSQALRLDPTLNDARYQLILCLIKLERFTEARRQAEWLVHQVPTDHGYAIILAEVYRHLGYLEIAEQWYRYGLTLSPCAECIQIAHTGLAEIARKRK, encoded by the coding sequence ATGATGTCACGGTGTACACGGATGCATAAACAGATTAGGTATGTATTCAGTGGCGGTAAACTCGCTGCGGACGCGCTTCAGCGTCTCGAAACGCATCTTGCGGAATGTGCTCGTTGTCAGGAGATTTATGCTCAGGAACAAGCCTTAACTACTTTATTCCGACGTAGTTTTGCGCCATACCACGCCCAGAAAGAAGCGATACTCGTTCGGCTCCGTGCTTCGGTGCAGGCAGCGACCCAAGAACCTATTGTTCCCTCGGTCTCGTGGTGGTCTATGTATCGGAAGGTATGGGGTCCCGCTTTAGTCGTAGTAGGTATGCTCCTGCTAGTCCTACTGCCCGTATACTTTAAACAAGTCTCACAGCTGGTGCTCGTAAAAGCGGTTCGTGGTACCGGGATTTTTTACCTCTCACCGGGAAGTATCCAATGGCTTCCGGTGCAGGAAGGGACGAAATTCCCGCTGGGTAGCCAGCTTACCACCAACCGCTGGAGTCAGGCAGAACTCCATTTAGGGGGAAGCACACGGATTTGGATAAATGAAAATACCTACGTCCACCTCTCTCAAGATAAATCGGGAGGTCTATTCCTCCAGCAGGGCGAGCTATTTATTCAGCAGCCGCACCTAAAAATACAAGCTTTCCGACAGGTAAGAACCCCGGCCGGCGTGGTTATTCCGGTGGGTACCAGCTATGATATTTCCGTGCTCGATACTGGGATCACCCGGGTCGCAGTGGTTCTCGGTCGGGTGCGATTGAGTAACGCCGTCGGTGCCGTCGTGATTCCAGCTGGGTATCAAGCGGAAGCAGAAGTGACGCAGCAGAAAGCACCGTCACTTCCTGTTGCGATTGATACTTCGGCAGTGTGCAGGTGGGTTGAAACATTCAGAGAAGTGACCCGGTATCCACGGCAGACCCGGGAACAATTGGCGTACGAAGCTATCCGTTTAGGCAATCAATATTATCAGGAGCAAGACTACTATGCGGCATTAACCAGTTACCAGCGAAGCGTTGCGTGGGAACCGGAGTTAGCCAGTGGGTATTATGGAATAGGACGAAGCTATTATCGGCTGAACCGATATGGGCAGGCGATGAGTGCCTATTCCCAAGCGCTCCGTTTGGATCCGACTCTGAATGATGCTCGGTACCAGTTGATTCTATGTTTAATCAAGCTCGAACGATTTACAGAAGCAAGACGACAGGCGGAATGGTTAGTGCATCAAGTCCCTACGGACCATGGGTATGCGATTATTTTAGCGGAAGTGTATCGTCATCTCGGGTATCTCGAGATAGCAGAACAATGGTATCGCTATGGGCTGACGTTATCACCCTGTGCGGAATGTATCCAAATCGCACACACCGGACTAGCTGAAATCGCTCGGAAACGGAAGTAG
- a CDS encoding RNA polymerase sigma factor encodes MVYSRLYIRGAGYGIINPNILAIPISAVVPTLSSRQEIELIQRSQKGDRFAFDRLIQPHLWWMYSVAVARVHHRADAEDVVQNTLSCAWKGLSNLREPAKFPRWLYKIVLRQSHELLEKRRVQGRVTVFSELSESELNYVIEKLEGGSDPQTIQEQRLDFLKCLHQLPAKYQEVLYLRYLGECSWEEIGAIMDLPRKTVEMRIHRGRKLLRKLLAKQKEQR; translated from the coding sequence ATGGTCTACTCCCGTCTATATATAAGAGGAGCAGGTTACGGAATTATTAACCCCAATATTTTAGCGATACCGATTAGTGCGGTGGTGCCTACGCTTTCTTCTAGACAGGAGATCGAATTAATCCAGCGGAGTCAGAAGGGAGATCGGTTTGCCTTTGATCGACTAATCCAGCCGCATTTATGGTGGATGTATAGTGTAGCGGTAGCAAGGGTGCATCATCGGGCGGATGCGGAAGACGTTGTGCAAAATACTTTATCATGCGCTTGGAAGGGTTTAAGCAACCTGCGGGAACCGGCGAAATTCCCGCGCTGGTTATACAAGATTGTGTTACGTCAATCCCACGAATTGCTGGAGAAACGCCGCGTGCAAGGGAGGGTAACGGTGTTTAGCGAATTATCCGAATCTGAGCTTAACTATGTAATCGAGAAATTGGAGGGAGGAAGTGACCCGCAAACCATACAGGAGCAGCGGCTTGATTTCTTGAAATGTCTCCACCAGTTACCGGCGAAATATCAGGAGGTGCTCTATTTACGGTATCTTGGTGAGTGTAGTTGGGAGGAAATTGGTGCAATCATGGATTTGCCGAGGAAGACGGTAGAGATGCGGATTCATCGGGGAAGGAAATTATTACGGAAACTATTAGCGAAACAAAAAGAGCAGCGGTAA
- a CDS encoding B12-binding domain-containing radical SAM protein, protein MINRVLLIVPPTGLYIREDRCQTPIERLKTVTARPPIDLLYIAASLESAGVQCRIKDYPVLGGTWESLKQDILDFQPEMMVISITTPSLDSDMQACNLAKEVNPRLITVAKGAHFTFLDIAALEQYPNLDIVIRGEYELTAKELVTSSDWRQIAGITYRVRHPKCPMPTNINGNSAIRNPQSEIMRNPDRPFLENLDELPFPARHLIDNRLYIRPDTGEPQTTVITNRGCPYTCIFCLSTQVAGLKLRMRTPENIIAELQECVHKHQIRNFLFRADTFTLNKPWILELCQKIREMNLNISWACNSRVDTIDAERLQAMKDAGCWLIAFGIETGNEPMLVNIKKQTTLDQARAAIRLCKQYKIKTSVYFLIGLPWESKETFAESVQFAKELDPEFIEFFYAYPFPGTEFYEIAVAEKLLAPGEIPKSAYDSPAIPSLYLSIEELKQLRTKALRQFYFRPSYVFRTLKNAGTVKQMVNYLRYGFKQLADLAD, encoded by the coding sequence ATGATAAATCGTGTATTATTAATTGTTCCGCCGACTGGATTGTATATTCGAGAAGACCGATGCCAAACGCCAATTGAACGGCTAAAAACCGTTACCGCTCGACCGCCGATAGATTTGCTATATATTGCCGCATCGCTTGAATCCGCTGGAGTTCAATGCCGGATTAAAGATTACCCGGTGCTTGGTGGAACGTGGGAATCGCTTAAACAGGATATACTGGATTTCCAGCCGGAAATGATGGTGATTAGTATAACTACGCCTTCACTCGATTCGGATATGCAAGCGTGTAACCTAGCGAAAGAGGTTAACCCGAGGCTAATCACCGTTGCGAAAGGAGCGCATTTTACGTTCCTGGATATAGCCGCGCTCGAGCAATATCCAAATCTCGATATCGTTATTCGCGGAGAATATGAACTAACGGCGAAAGAATTGGTTACTTCATCTGATTGGAGGCAAATAGCGGGAATAACATACCGGGTTAGACATCCCAAATGCCCAATGCCAACAAATATAAATGGTAATTCCGCAATCCGCAATCCGCAATCTGAAATCATGAGAAATCCGGACCGGCCGTTTCTCGAAAATCTAGATGAATTACCGTTCCCGGCGCGGCATTTGATTGATAACCGACTGTATATTCGCCCGGATACCGGTGAACCGCAGACTACGGTTATAACCAACCGTGGGTGTCCCTATACGTGCATTTTCTGTTTATCAACGCAGGTTGCCGGATTGAAATTGCGAATGCGGACACCAGAAAATATTATTGCTGAGTTACAGGAATGTGTTCATAAACATCAGATACGGAATTTCTTATTCCGTGCGGATACGTTCACGCTCAATAAACCTTGGATACTCGAATTATGCCAGAAAATTCGCGAGATGAACCTGAATATCAGTTGGGCGTGTAACAGCCGAGTTGATACTATTGATGCCGAACGGTTGCAAGCAATGAAAGATGCCGGATGCTGGCTGATTGCGTTTGGAATAGAGACCGGTAACGAACCGATGCTGGTTAACATTAAAAAACAAACGACGTTAGATCAGGCAAGAGCCGCTATCCGATTATGTAAACAATATAAGATTAAAACTAGCGTATATTTTCTTATCGGGCTTCCTTGGGAATCGAAAGAAACGTTTGCGGAATCGGTTCAGTTTGCGAAAGAACTTGATCCGGAGTTTATCGAATTTTTCTATGCGTATCCATTCCCGGGAACGGAATTTTACGAAATTGCAGTCGCTGAGAAATTATTAGCGCCGGGTGAAATTCCAAAATCCGCATATGATTCTCCAGCGATACCGAGTTTATATTTATCCATAGAAGAATTAAAACAGTTACGCACAAAAGCGCTCCGGCAGTTCTACTTTCGACCGAGTTATGTTTTCCGAACGTTAAAAAATGCGGGAACAGTTAAACAGATGGTTAATTATCTCCGTTACGGATTCAAACAATTAGCGGATTTAGCGGATTAA
- a CDS encoding radical SAM protein has product MAKILLLNPPGDQLYLRDYYCSHVSKARYYWHPYDLLVQSGFLSQEHQVHALDANLLRLSEQETFKRIQQLDIDTIFFLTGAVSWRADFAFIQTLISQKPMTVIATGDILLHRGIEMMNKYPFLDAILLDFTSDALVKYLHGVHGKPIDYLIYRYHHQIIEGRRITDEKEFSLPLARYELFPWKRYRIPHGLRMPFASTLTNFGCPFKCTFCIGSEIPLKLRKIDNVVTELAYLTQRFGIREAWVKDLTFAANRKHAVEFCNAMIASKLNYGWVCLSRVNVVDEELLQLMKSAGCHTIQFGVESGDERILETYAKGIRKEQVVKIFSFCRKLGIRTLAHFMLGLPGETEQSALKTIEFAKAIQPDFASFNIAVPRMGTKFRQEAIDHGWTSAEIDILDNSVAFPVLETPTMPKETLWKLRNHAIRSFHLRPSYLWHRLVSVRTGYELCTLFREGLSLIGSTLKPAKGIPIEPT; this is encoded by the coding sequence ATGGCAAAAATCCTTTTACTCAATCCTCCAGGTGACCAGCTTTATCTCCGGGACTATTATTGCAGTCATGTTTCGAAAGCGAGATATTATTGGCATCCGTATGATTTGTTGGTGCAAAGTGGGTTCTTATCGCAAGAACATCAGGTTCATGCGCTAGATGCGAATCTGCTCAGGTTATCGGAACAAGAAACGTTCAAGCGAATTCAGCAGTTGGATATTGATACGATATTTTTCCTGACTGGAGCAGTTTCCTGGCGAGCGGATTTCGCATTTATACAGACCCTGATTTCGCAGAAACCGATGACCGTTATAGCAACCGGCGACATTCTGCTGCATCGTGGGATAGAAATGATGAACAAATATCCGTTTCTCGATGCTATCCTCCTTGATTTTACCAGCGATGCGCTCGTAAAATATTTGCATGGGGTTCATGGGAAACCGATTGATTATCTCATCTATCGTTATCACCATCAGATAATCGAAGGAAGACGGATTACCGACGAAAAAGAGTTTAGTCTTCCGCTAGCTCGATATGAATTGTTCCCATGGAAACGATATCGAATACCGCACGGGTTGCGGATGCCGTTTGCGAGTACCTTAACCAATTTCGGTTGTCCGTTCAAATGCACGTTCTGTATCGGGAGCGAAATTCCATTAAAATTACGCAAGATAGATAATGTCGTTACCGAATTAGCGTATTTGACCCAGCGGTTCGGAATTCGCGAAGCCTGGGTGAAAGATTTAACCTTTGCAGCGAATCGGAAACATGCGGTTGAGTTCTGTAACGCGATGATTGCGAGTAAACTGAACTACGGCTGGGTATGTTTATCGCGTGTGAATGTCGTGGACGAAGAGTTATTACAGTTGATGAAATCTGCCGGATGTCATACCATTCAGTTTGGTGTTGAAAGTGGCGATGAGCGGATTCTCGAAACCTATGCGAAAGGGATTCGAAAAGAGCAGGTGGTAAAAATATTTTCTTTCTGCCGGAAACTCGGCATTCGCACCTTAGCGCATTTTATGTTAGGATTACCTGGTGAAACAGAACAATCCGCATTGAAAACGATTGAGTTTGCGAAAGCAATCCAGCCGGATTTCGCGTCGTTTAACATTGCGGTCCCGCGGATGGGAACCAAGTTCCGACAGGAAGCGATTGACCATGGCTGGACGTCTGCAGAAATAGATATTCTCGATAATTCGGTTGCGTTTCCGGTTCTAGAAACGCCAACGATGCCGAAAGAAACATTATGGAAACTTCGGAACCATGCAATACGGTCGTTCCATTTACGGCCGAGTTATCTCTGGCATCGACTGGTTTCCGTTCGAACAGGGTATGAACTATGCACGTTGTTCCGTGAAGGGTTATCATTAATCGGTAGTACGCTAAAACCAGCGAAAGGAATCCCGATAGAACCGACGTAG
- a CDS encoding tetratricopeptide repeat protein — MNKPKIDVSKLRSILFIFFTILLLLSGCGRHKPERIMQDAQAAFQQRDFVTAMIKLEDFLQRYPNDPRAAEAQYAHAMSNMGLGRFDKAIEEYQLVVKKYPASSEWVMRAELDIASAYIELGKFPEAIAQYDKILTTYSRETDLVAMVRFNRARAMEQQKNWTAAIQGYTEVTKSAAPERMRADAYFQIANIYRQTKRFPQAIATYKAIQTEFANREQVLFTAYWFMGETYKEAKQFPAAIETYKSITAKFVKLPRIQRAELESKIADCYKQQKKFKEAIAIYQSVQKQYMNDAMAQDFALWANVELGSIYKNELKDMKSAQGYYDTAVKAYTEMMKNPPMGDVGKSAYAAVKLGEIYEYHLGDKAKALETYKFAVQKYPKAQWSQFAYIGVQRLTQNTAKQPVTTDTTTPKKK; from the coding sequence ATGAATAAACCAAAAATAGATGTAAGTAAATTACGTTCGATATTATTTATCTTTTTTACGATTCTATTATTGTTATCCGGTTGCGGCCGGCATAAACCGGAACGAATTATGCAGGATGCGCAAGCGGCGTTCCAGCAGCGAGATTTTGTAACGGCAATGATTAAACTGGAAGATTTCTTGCAGCGGTATCCGAACGACCCGCGAGCTGCTGAAGCGCAATATGCGCATGCGATGAGTAATATGGGGTTAGGTCGGTTCGATAAAGCAATTGAAGAATACCAGCTGGTGGTAAAAAAATATCCGGCATCAAGTGAATGGGTTATGCGAGCGGAACTAGATATCGCTTCTGCATATATTGAACTCGGAAAATTTCCGGAAGCGATTGCGCAATATGATAAGATTTTGACCACCTATAGTAGAGAGACCGATTTAGTTGCTATGGTTCGGTTCAATCGAGCGAGAGCGATGGAACAGCAGAAAAACTGGACTGCTGCGATTCAAGGATATACTGAAGTAACGAAATCCGCAGCACCGGAACGAATGCGGGCTGATGCTTATTTCCAAATAGCGAATATTTATCGGCAAACAAAACGGTTCCCGCAAGCCATCGCTACGTATAAAGCTATCCAAACCGAATTTGCGAACCGAGAACAGGTTTTATTCACTGCCTATTGGTTTATGGGGGAGACCTATAAAGAAGCAAAACAGTTCCCTGCAGCGATTGAAACCTATAAATCTATCACGGCAAAATTTGTTAAGCTTCCACGAATACAACGAGCTGAACTCGAGTCGAAAATCGCTGATTGTTATAAACAGCAGAAGAAATTTAAAGAAGCGATTGCAATATATCAATCGGTGCAGAAGCAGTATATGAACGATGCGATGGCGCAAGATTTTGCGCTCTGGGCGAATGTTGAGCTTGGGAGTATTTATAAAAACGAGTTGAAAGATATGAAATCTGCGCAAGGATATTATGATACTGCAGTAAAAGCTTATACCGAAATGATGAAAAATCCGCCGATGGGCGATGTCGGTAAATCGGCGTATGCTGCGGTTAAACTCGGTGAAATTTATGAATATCACCTGGGAGATAAAGCGAAAGCGCTCGAGACCTATAAATTTGCGGTACAGAAATATCCGAAAGCGCAATGGAGCCAATTTGCATATATCGGGGTACAGCGGCTAACTCAAAATACGGCGAAACAACCGGTTACCACTGATACCACAACTCCTAAAAAGAAATAA
- the purM gene encoding phosphoribosylformylglycinamidine cyclo-ligase, translating into MALTYKSAGVDTAAKNLLLTRIKKYARTTFTSGVVSDLGLFGGLFSIDATTYQKPILVSSVDGVGTKLKLAFMMDKHDTVGLDIVSHCVNDILVQGARPLFFMDYIATGKLDLKTLESVIKGIAVGCKRAGCALIGGETAEMPGFYPPGEYDLVGFIVGVVERNKIIDGKHIQPGDKVIGLDSSGLHTNGFSLARKLIFELAKYKPNDYIESLGTTIGEALLTPHKCYATSILSIIYPEKLNTKKKSNSRLNRNDAIDTKSRTSSIIKGMAHITGGGFYDNIPRILPKNVNVIIDKSAWEVPEIFRILQKLGNISDREMFWTFNMGIGLILIVSETNVDFIISELTKSGETPHLIGEVKQGNRKVIIS; encoded by the coding sequence ATGGCATTAACATATAAATCTGCCGGGGTAGATACTGCGGCGAAAAACCTCCTATTAACCCGAATAAAAAAATATGCACGAACAACCTTCACTTCCGGAGTAGTTAGCGATCTCGGTTTATTCGGCGGACTTTTTTCAATCGATGCAACTACATATCAGAAACCGATTCTGGTTAGTAGTGTTGATGGAGTTGGAACCAAACTCAAACTTGCGTTCATGATGGATAAACATGATACTGTTGGACTCGATATTGTTTCTCATTGCGTTAATGATATTCTGGTTCAAGGGGCACGTCCGCTATTTTTTATGGATTATATCGCTACCGGGAAACTCGACCTAAAAACATTAGAATCAGTTATAAAAGGCATCGCGGTCGGATGCAAACGAGCGGGTTGTGCACTAATCGGTGGTGAGACAGCAGAAATGCCAGGGTTCTATCCGCCAGGTGAATATGATTTAGTCGGGTTTATTGTTGGGGTTGTTGAACGAAATAAAATAATAGATGGGAAACATATCCAGCCGGGTGATAAAGTTATCGGACTTGACAGCTCAGGACTGCATACGAACGGATTTTCGCTTGCACGTAAACTTATTTTTGAACTTGCAAAATATAAACCTAATGATTATATCGAATCGCTCGGAACGACTATCGGAGAAGCGCTTTTAACCCCGCATAAATGCTATGCAACTTCAATCTTATCAATCATCTATCCGGAAAAACTCAATACAAAGAAAAAATCTAATTCCCGCCTTAACAGAAATGACGCTATTGATACGAAATCGAGAACATCTTCCATAATTAAAGGGATGGCGCATATAACTGGTGGCGGGTTCTATGATAATATCCCGCGAATATTACCAAAAAATGTTAACGTAATTATAGATAAATCAGCTTGGGAAGTACCTGAAATATTTAGAATATTGCAGAAACTCGGGAACATTTCAGACCGGGAGATGTTCTGGACATTCAATATGGGTATCGGACTGATTCTTATCGTTTCAGAAACCAATGTAGATTTTATCATCTCAGAATTGACTAAATCAGGTGAAACTCCTCATTTAATCGGCGAAGTAAAGCAAGGGAATCGAAAGGTTATTATCTCGTAA